In the Cellvibrio sp. KY-GH-1 genome, ACCACTCTCACCCATCAGCATTACATTGGCTTTGGTTGCGGCTACCCGCTCGATCATTTGATAAAGGTTTTTCATGGGCTCTGATTCGCCCACCAAATAATTGAAATGTAAAGATGAACTTTTTTGCTGAATAGCAGTCAGTGGCTTACTTTCAACAAAAATTGATTGTAGTTGCGAAAGATCGATAGGTTTAATCAGGTAATTAACATTTGAGCCGTATAGATTTTTAACAATTTCTTTCACGGAGGGATGGCCAGTTACAAGAATAATTTTCGTATTGCTTCTTTCTGGCAAAGCATCTAACAAGTGCAAACCAATTCCATCCGGCAAAATCAGATCAAGTATCATGTGCGTGAAATGAAACTCGTCAATCAACTCACGCGCACGTGCAACCGAACTTACCGCCTTTACGTTGTGCCCCAAAAGCTTCAACAGCTCTGCCGTAGCATCCAAAAAAATATTGTCATCGTCAACTAATAGTACTTCAGCCACGATATTACCCTCATGTTTACCAGCGGAGCGCAGAACCATTCTAGCACCACTCACAGAGGATAATGCAGATCAAATCAATCAGTTAGCGACTTCTATCACTATTTTAAAGAAAACGATGCGCCATCAAAAATAACAACTGCTCACTTTTAAATAACATGAACACTTTCTGAATAAATAAACAGACCTGGAAAAACGTGACACCAGTCAATATTCAACTGCGACCAAAAAGAAGAAAACGCCTAACCATTTTTAATGCTTGAATGCCACCAAAGAAACCGCGCGCGCGATACGAAATGAACCCCAAGAAAAACGAAGCGATTACAAAAGCCGGCAGTAGCTTTTTAGAATCACTCGCCACTACATGGCGCCGCATGTTCAATAACAGCACATTGCGATGCACCAGTAACTGGCTATTTTTTTGTTTCACCCTTGCTTGAAGATCCATAATTGAGCACCTTTATAAAATCTCGAATTTGCGCTGACGTGTTTGGTAACATCATTCGTGTACGATATTTTCTGTACAACGAATTACAGACCAATAACAGAAATAGTTGCATTAAAAAAAACACCAGAAATCCAAGCACCCCAATATTGCTCAACTCATATACGCACCAGGCAATCAATACCGAAAACGAACACCATGTGATTAGCAGTATTGGCATGCTAATTAGCCACAACATCAGCAACCTGGGTAATGAATGGATTGCAAGCTGTAGTTCCGCGTTTGCTAAATCTGCCACACCAACGGCACAGTGAATAACTTGCGCTCCGAGCTGTAAGGTATTTTCCAATTCGCTGGTTAAACTGGAACCCCCCGAAGCTGCTTGCTCTTCGGGGGGACCATTTTTCAGATCATGTATTTCCATGATCAAACTCTCCAGATATAAAACTCAGAAGCCCGATACGGGGTTTAGTGCCGACTTTGTAATAGGCGTGACACCAACCACCCCGTTGCAAAGGCAACACCAATTGCCACAAGTGGCCTGGCCTTTACTACGTCCTCCGCTTTTGCTTCCAATTCCATAGCCTGCTCCTTACCTGCATTAATGCGGTTTGTTGCCGAGGCGGCGGATGCAGCGCCTATCATGCTAACTGCATCATAAACACCGGAAGTGGCCTCTTTGAATTGGGTAATTGCTTCTGACATAGTAATGTCATTGAGCTTTTCGTTACCCGAATTTTTGAGTGAAGATGTGGTAGCCATAATCATTTCCTCTATGTTAGTAAAGTAGATCGGCAGGGATATCAACTTGGTTATAGGCGCCGCCGTCCGAATAGCAGGGATAGAACAAATAACACAATGAAAATAAAAAATAGTATTTGTGCTATTCCTGAAGCGGCACCTGCAATGCCACCAAACCCCAGCAAACCAGCGATAATTGCAATCACAAAAAACACAATCGAGTAGTACAACATAAAAAACCTCCTTTAAGGGATTACTATGCCTGTAACAATGACCGTGCCAATCTTCCAAAAAATAGCTTTAATCGACTTAAATTCAACTATAACTACTTAATTTTCAATACGTTAAATATATAACTTAAAATACGTGAAAATTATTTCGCAACTAATAAAACTCAATATTTTGAAAATTTTTCAATTTTTAATAATTTTTTTAACACCGCGAAGAACCTGGAGAAACATCAAGAATATTTATCCAACCACCAACTAATCCAATATGGACGGCGAGTATTTTAAAAAAAACTAACATTGGAATTGCAATCAAAATCCCGATAACACCCCATACCCAACCCCAGACAAACATCCACAATACAACCAACAGAGGATTCATATTAAATCGCTTACCTAGCACCGTTGGTGTTACGAATTGCGATTCAAAAAAATTCAACAACAGATAAACCCCGGGAACCATCAGTACGCCCCCTATAGATTCGCATTCTATAAAACCAACCCCTGTAAGAATCACCAATAAGAATAAAGGCCCTAAGTAAGGGGCAAAATTCAACGTTGCAGCTAACGCTCCCCACAGCAAAGGGTCGCCAACCCCTAAGGCAAACATGACCCCAGCGGTAGCCATACCCAAGCCTGCGTTAATAAGAAAAATAACCAGCGCATAATGAGAAATATCATCGCGTACAGTTTGAAAAATAATGACAGTCTTTCGCTTTTCACTAAAGGATGACTGTGCTCGCAGCAAATTGCGCATGAGCGCATCGCCGTATACAAGGAAAAAATACGCAATTACAAACACAACGGTTATCTGAATAACAAACGTCGCGGTAGTTCCTGCCACGGCAGAAAAAGCAGCCACTAACAAGGACTCTGCGACGCTAACCATAGCTCCTTCTACCTCTACGACAGGAAACAAGTAGCTTTTAATTGAATCGAATGATGATGCCAACTCACCTGTAGCAACTGCTATTTTATCGCTTAATTCCGGCAATCGACCTATCCAGTGACTGGCCGGGTCCACTAAAAATACACAAGTCAAGACCATCAAAAAAATAAGTAAACTTATGACAAAGGCGGCTGCGAGTGATCGCGGAAGGCCGGACTTTTCAATAAGCCGGGTTAGCGGACTGGAAAATAATGCGATAAAACCTGCGACAAATATAGGAAGGACCAGCGAGCCACAAAAATATAAGGTATACAAAACAGCTATAACGACAAGAACTTTTAACGCTATAGAAATTGAATGATCAGGC is a window encoding:
- a CDS encoding DUF1328 domain-containing protein, coding for MLYYSIVFFVIAIIAGLLGFGGIAGAASGIAQILFFIFIVLFVLSLLFGRRRL
- a CDS encoding AI-2E family transporter, whose product is MNTHVHIKDLRELRQVPDHSISIALKVLVVIAVLYTLYFCGSLVLPIFVAGFIALFSSPLTRLIEKSGLPRSLAAAFVISLLIFLMVLTCVFLVDPASHWIGRLPELSDKIAVATGELASSFDSIKSYLFPVVEVEGAMVSVAESLLVAAFSAVAGTTATFVIQITVVFVIAYFFLVYGDALMRNLLRAQSSFSEKRKTVIIFQTVRDDISHYALVIFLINAGLGMATAGVMFALGVGDPLLWGALAATLNFAPYLGPLFLLVILTGVGFIECESIGGVLMVPGVYLLLNFFESQFVTPTVLGKRFNMNPLLVVLWMFVWGWVWGVIGILIAIPMLVFFKILAVHIGLVGGWINILDVSPGSSRC